The proteins below are encoded in one region of Alistipes communis:
- the recJ gene encoding single-stranded-DNA-specific exonuclease RecJ — protein sequence MPIEKRWVVKPQGDPATVEALASALRIPPVLANLLVQRGIDTEEKAHSFFNPQLSDLHDPFLMKDMDRAVERVEAAVRNQEKIMVYGDYDVDGTTAVALVYKFLRHIGHRNLLFYIPDRYTEGYGISVKGIDYAARKGVTLIIALDCGIKATEKVAYAKTQGVDFIICDHHLPAEEIPRAVAVLDPKRTDCTYPFDELSGCGVGFKLVQAYAMKNGMPFSSIAPLLDLLVVSIASDIVPLVGENRILAHYGLELLNRAPSKGLLSIIKICGLNKHSITIDDIVFKIGPRINAAGRMRMDENDENAAPSGGYAAVNLLVENNESDAEDYGSIIDAFNQDRKSIDRHVTQEAHEIIESDPELKNRKSTVIYNPRWMKGIVGIVASRLIETYFRPTVVLTQSNGFATGSARSVPGFDLYQAVESCADLLENFGGHMYAAGLTMRPENVGEFTRRFNAYVEENIDPQMLVPQVDVDAELLFSEITPAFRRELKRFEPFGPGNAAPIFATRSVSNRGDAKLVGAECEHLRMDLTQRQKPNTTLQCIAFQQPEHFEWIRSGRPVDVCYQIVENHYRGTVSTQLRIKDIKRVEK from the coding sequence ATGCCTATAGAAAAAAGATGGGTTGTCAAACCGCAAGGCGACCCCGCGACCGTGGAGGCGCTCGCCTCTGCGCTGCGGATTCCGCCCGTGTTGGCTAACCTGCTCGTACAAAGAGGCATAGACACCGAAGAGAAGGCACATTCGTTTTTCAATCCGCAGCTCTCGGACCTCCACGACCCCTTCCTGATGAAGGACATGGACCGCGCCGTGGAGCGTGTCGAGGCAGCCGTCCGCAACCAGGAGAAGATCATGGTCTACGGCGACTACGACGTGGACGGAACGACGGCCGTGGCGCTGGTCTACAAGTTCCTGCGGCACATCGGCCACCGCAACCTGCTCTTTTACATACCGGACCGCTACACCGAAGGGTACGGTATCTCCGTCAAGGGAATCGATTACGCCGCCCGCAAGGGGGTGACGCTCATCATCGCCCTCGACTGCGGCATCAAAGCCACGGAGAAGGTAGCCTATGCGAAGACTCAGGGCGTGGATTTCATCATCTGCGACCATCACCTCCCCGCCGAGGAGATTCCCCGTGCGGTAGCCGTTCTCGATCCGAAACGCACCGATTGCACCTACCCGTTCGACGAGTTGTCGGGCTGCGGCGTAGGATTCAAGCTGGTGCAGGCCTATGCGATGAAAAACGGGATGCCTTTTTCGTCGATCGCGCCGCTGCTGGACCTGCTGGTGGTGAGCATCGCCTCGGACATCGTGCCGCTGGTGGGCGAAAACCGCATCCTGGCCCATTACGGGCTCGAACTGCTCAACCGCGCGCCGTCGAAGGGTCTGCTGTCGATCATCAAGATCTGCGGACTGAACAAGCACTCGATCACCATCGACGACATCGTCTTCAAGATCGGGCCGCGCATCAACGCCGCCGGCCGTATGCGGATGGACGAAAACGACGAAAACGCCGCGCCGTCGGGCGGATACGCCGCCGTGAACCTGCTCGTCGAGAACAACGAGAGCGACGCCGAAGACTACGGGTCGATCATCGACGCCTTCAACCAGGACCGCAAGTCGATCGACCGCCACGTGACGCAGGAGGCGCACGAGATCATCGAGAGCGACCCCGAACTGAAAAACCGCAAGAGCACGGTCATCTACAATCCCAGGTGGATGAAGGGCATCGTCGGTATCGTCGCGTCGCGCCTGATCGAGACCTACTTCCGGCCGACGGTCGTCCTGACGCAGAGCAACGGCTTCGCGACGGGTTCGGCCCGTTCGGTGCCGGGCTTCGACCTCTATCAGGCCGTAGAGTCGTGCGCCGACCTGCTGGAAAACTTCGGCGGGCACATGTACGCCGCAGGGCTCACGATGCGGCCGGAGAACGTCGGGGAGTTCACGCGGAGGTTCAACGCCTACGTCGAAGAGAACATCGATCCGCAGATGCTCGTTCCGCAGGTGGACGTCGACGCCGAACTGCTCTTCTCGGAGATCACGCCCGCATTCCGCCGCGAGCTGAAACGGTTCGAACCTTTCGGGCCGGGCAATGCGGCGCCGATCTTCGCCACGCGCAGCGTCAGCAACCGCGGCGACGCCAAACTGGTGGGGGCCGAGTGCGAACACCTGCGCATGGACCTCACGCAGCGGCAGAAACCCAACACGACGTTGCAGTGCATCGCCTTCCAGCAGCCGGAGCATTTCGAATGGATCCGGTCGGGGCGGCCGGTGGACGTATGCTATCAGATCGTGGAGAACCACTACCGCGGCACGGTCTCGACGCAGCTGCGCATCAAGGACATCAAGCGGGTGGAGAAATAG
- the lipB gene encoding lipoyl(octanoyl) transferase LipB, giving the protein MLTVRTIDLGRMPYRDCWEYQQRLFDVLTARRGDASDEAGWLLTVEHPPVYTLGKSGKAQNLLVGEEFLRAKGAEYYHIDRGGDITFHGPGQAVCYPILDLARLGIGLREYIFRLEESVIEVVGRYGIRGARIAGASGVWIVEEGAAPRKICAIGVRASRFVTMHGFALNVSTDLEWFGLINPCGFVDRGVTSIERETGRTVPMDEVKKSIVTVLSEKLDVKIYNK; this is encoded by the coding sequence ATGTTGACTGTTCGGACGATCGACCTGGGGCGTATGCCCTACCGCGACTGCTGGGAGTACCAGCAGCGGCTGTTCGACGTCCTCACGGCGCGCAGGGGCGATGCCTCGGACGAGGCGGGCTGGCTCCTGACGGTCGAACATCCGCCGGTCTACACGCTCGGCAAGAGCGGCAAGGCGCAGAACCTGCTCGTGGGAGAGGAGTTCCTGCGGGCCAAAGGAGCCGAGTACTACCACATCGACCGCGGGGGCGACATCACCTTCCACGGCCCCGGACAGGCGGTCTGCTACCCGATTCTCGACCTCGCCAGACTGGGAATCGGCCTGAGGGAGTACATCTTCCGACTGGAAGAGAGCGTCATCGAGGTCGTGGGCCGCTACGGCATCCGGGGCGCCCGCATCGCAGGCGCTTCGGGCGTCTGGATCGTCGAAGAGGGCGCCGCGCCGCGCAAGATCTGCGCAATAGGCGTCCGCGCATCGCGTTTTGTTACCATGCACGGCTTCGCCCTCAACGTCTCGACCGACTTGGAGTGGTTCGGCCTGATCAATCCCTGCGGATTCGTCGACAGGGGCGTGACCTCGATCGAACGCGAGACGGGGCGCACGGTGCCGATGGACGAAGTGAAGAAATCGATTGTAACCGTTTTAAGCGAGAAATTAGATGTTAAAATATATAATAAGTAA
- the lipA gene encoding lipoyl synthase gives MPKLYDNKVDVAKKPGWLKIRLHRTTQFAEVDRIVREHALHTICSSGMCPNKAECWSRRTATFMILGDVCTRSCRFCATRTGRPLPPDDAEPGQLARSVKLMGLRHVVVTSVTRDDLPDGGARHWAAAVEAIRRENHDATIELLIPDFDARPELLDTVAAAKPDIIGHNIETVERLTPQVRSRARYATSLRTLELLARRGAATKSGLMLGLGESDDEVLQTLRDLRRAGVRIVTLGQYLRPTLEHYPVAEYITPEKFEAYRQQALAMGFDYCASAPMVRSSYRAQEALAAIKNEKSETRH, from the coding sequence ATGCCGAAGTTGTATGACAACAAGGTAGACGTAGCGAAAAAACCCGGCTGGCTGAAAATTCGCCTCCACCGCACGACGCAATTCGCCGAGGTGGACCGGATCGTTCGGGAACATGCCCTGCACACGATTTGCAGCAGCGGGATGTGCCCCAACAAAGCCGAATGCTGGAGTCGCCGGACAGCTACCTTCATGATTCTGGGCGATGTCTGCACACGGAGCTGCCGTTTCTGCGCCACGCGCACGGGACGTCCGCTTCCGCCCGACGATGCAGAGCCCGGGCAACTGGCCCGCAGCGTGAAGCTGATGGGTCTTCGGCACGTTGTCGTAACATCCGTTACACGTGATGATCTGCCCGACGGAGGCGCCCGCCACTGGGCTGCCGCCGTCGAAGCCATCCGTCGAGAGAATCACGACGCAACGATCGAGCTCCTTATTCCAGATTTCGACGCCCGCCCCGAGCTGTTGGACACGGTGGCGGCGGCGAAGCCCGATATTATCGGGCACAACATCGAAACCGTCGAGCGACTCACCCCGCAGGTGCGTTCGCGCGCCCGTTACGCGACCTCGCTCCGCACGCTGGAGCTGCTCGCACGACGCGGCGCCGCGACCAAAAGCGGCCTGATGCTCGGCCTCGGCGAAAGCGATGACGAGGTGTTGCAAACGCTGCGCGACCTGCGCCGGGCAGGAGTGCGGATCGTCACCCTCGGCCAGTATCTTCGACCTACATTGGAGCACTATCCCGTTGCGGAATACATCACTCCTGAGAAATTCGAAGCGTACCGGCAGCAGGCGCTCGCCATGGGATTCGATTACTGCGCGAGCGCACCGATGGTGCGTTCGTCGTATCGGGCCCAGGAAGCGCTCGCAGCAATTAAAAATGAGAAATCAGAGACGAGGCATTAG
- a CDS encoding lipopolysaccharide biosynthesis protein has protein sequence MLEKLAKQTAVYGISTIAVRFLSYLLTPVFTRVFEPEAYGIVTDVYALIPFALVVLTMGLESAYFRFAAKADAAAAAAGGTEGEIAARARAGKRRLFATAWGVTLLAASLFFLLTAFGRERVAEWMGEAYVAHPEYVLLVAAVVWFDVAACLPFSRLREQGRAMTFVGIKALGVVVNVALAIGFALAGLYGTPFGVGWVFVANLIASAVTFNVILLTTDRTVPRIDRRLLAAVLVYSLPLLVSGVAGTANEFIDRQMIKYLVPAGAMAQLGVYGAITKIAVVMMLFTQMYRLAAEPFFLADYRKSDFVAMNAAAMKYYVMASMFIFLGIALFKDLFSLIVGADFREGIFILPVVLGANVLSGVWLNLSFWYKREERTQLAVWVTFTGLFFTVVMNVALVPALGYVGAAWARLASEAAMVGVSYWLNRRYYPTPYDLRRIGEYVALGLGVFFASAVFARWLPVRGAEYAVNGVLFGLFGLFAVRREHIDVGRLLRSVVKR, from the coding sequence ATGCTTGAAAAGCTGGCCAAACAGACCGCCGTTTACGGTATCAGCACCATTGCGGTGCGTTTTCTGAGCTACCTGCTCACGCCCGTCTTCACGCGGGTGTTCGAGCCGGAGGCTTACGGCATCGTTACCGACGTCTATGCGTTGATTCCGTTCGCGCTGGTGGTGCTCACCATGGGGCTCGAATCGGCTTATTTCCGTTTTGCGGCCAAGGCCGACGCCGCAGCCGCGGCTGCGGGCGGCACGGAGGGCGAGATCGCCGCACGGGCGCGGGCGGGCAAACGGCGCCTGTTCGCCACCGCGTGGGGCGTGACGCTGCTCGCGGCCTCGCTCTTTTTCCTGCTGACGGCCTTCGGCCGCGAGCGCGTGGCGGAGTGGATGGGCGAAGCCTACGTGGCGCATCCGGAGTACGTGCTGCTCGTGGCCGCCGTCGTCTGGTTCGACGTGGCGGCGTGCCTGCCCTTCTCGCGTTTGCGCGAACAGGGCAGGGCGATGACTTTCGTGGGGATCAAGGCGCTCGGCGTGGTGGTCAACGTCGCGCTGGCCATCGGGTTCGCACTGGCCGGACTCTACGGTACGCCCTTCGGCGTCGGGTGGGTTTTCGTGGCCAACCTCATCGCCAGCGCGGTGACGTTCAATGTCATCCTGCTGACGACCGACCGCACGGTGCCGCGCATCGACCGCCGGTTGCTGGCCGCGGTGCTGGTCTATTCGCTGCCGCTGCTCGTCAGCGGCGTAGCCGGTACGGCCAACGAGTTCATCGACCGGCAGATGATCAAGTACCTCGTCCCTGCGGGGGCGATGGCGCAGTTGGGGGTTTACGGCGCCATTACCAAGATCGCGGTGGTGATGATGCTCTTCACGCAGATGTACCGCCTGGCGGCCGAACCCTTTTTTCTGGCCGACTACCGCAAGAGCGACTTCGTGGCGATGAACGCCGCGGCGATGAAATACTACGTGATGGCCTCGATGTTCATCTTTCTGGGCATCGCCCTCTTCAAGGATCTCTTCTCCCTGATCGTGGGGGCTGATTTCCGCGAGGGGATCTTCATCCTGCCGGTGGTGCTGGGGGCCAATGTCCTGAGCGGCGTGTGGCTGAACCTCTCGTTCTGGTACAAGCGCGAGGAGCGGACGCAGCTGGCCGTGTGGGTCACCTTCACGGGGTTGTTCTTCACCGTCGTGATGAACGTGGCGCTCGTTCCGGCGCTGGGTTACGTGGGCGCGGCGTGGGCGCGGCTCGCGAGCGAAGCGGCGATGGTCGGGGTGAGCTACTGGCTCAACCGGCGCTATTACCCCACGCCCTACGACCTGCGCCGTATCGGCGAGTATGTCGCGCTGGGGTTGGGCGTTTTCTTCGCCAGTGCGGTTTTCGCGCGTTGGCTCCCCGTGCGCGGCGCGGAATATGCGGTGAACGGCGTGTTGTTCGGTCTGTTCGGCCTGTTCGCCGTGCGGCGCGAGCATATCGACGTGGGGCGGCTGTTGCGATCGGTCGTGAAACGATGA
- a CDS encoding DNA polymerase III subunit: MQFRDIIGQEELKRRLVASVAAGRVSHAQLFTGAAGAGTLPLAVAYAQYLNCRHRADGDSCGVCPDCRQIAALAHPDLHLVFPVNKQGKKSGEVITSDAFLPLFRTVFARSNGYFSPQEWYDALDLGKTLRGAISAREADEIIRKLSFKSFEAEYKVMLVWLPETMNEEAANKILKILEEPWEKTVFLLVSEAPDRLLQTILSRTQEVAVPRISTEVLEAVAARHGQSDPARLHNLARLAGGDYLTLQRLLAGEDDELTRDCFGLFCSLMRLSYNDKHLELVSWAEEVAHLSREQQRVFLRHAARLLRESYMLHAGLADISYLWGAEADFCGKFAPFIGNENVEFLLDEIERAMRQITQNGNPTIVFTHFALSVSKQIRRK, from the coding sequence ATGCAGTTTCGGGATATTATCGGTCAGGAGGAGCTCAAACGGCGACTGGTTGCGAGCGTCGCGGCGGGGCGCGTGAGCCATGCGCAGCTCTTTACGGGGGCGGCGGGTGCGGGCACGCTGCCGCTGGCGGTGGCTTACGCCCAGTACCTCAATTGCCGGCACCGCGCCGACGGCGATTCGTGCGGCGTCTGTCCCGACTGCCGGCAGATCGCAGCCCTCGCGCATCCCGACCTGCATCTGGTCTTTCCGGTCAACAAGCAGGGCAAGAAGTCGGGCGAAGTGATTACGTCGGATGCCTTCCTGCCGCTGTTCCGCACGGTATTCGCCCGCTCGAACGGCTATTTCTCGCCGCAGGAGTGGTACGACGCGCTCGACCTGGGCAAGACGCTGCGCGGCGCGATTTCGGCCCGCGAGGCCGACGAGATCATCCGCAAGCTTTCGTTCAAGAGTTTCGAGGCGGAATACAAGGTGATGCTCGTCTGGCTGCCGGAGACGATGAACGAGGAGGCTGCCAACAAGATCCTCAAAATTTTGGAGGAGCCGTGGGAGAAGACCGTTTTCCTGCTGGTGAGCGAGGCTCCCGACCGGCTGTTGCAGACGATCCTGTCGCGCACGCAGGAGGTGGCCGTTCCGCGCATTTCGACCGAGGTGTTGGAGGCGGTGGCGGCGCGGCACGGCCAGAGCGATCCAGCGCGGCTGCACAACCTCGCGCGGCTGGCCGGAGGCGATTATCTGACGTTGCAACGGCTGCTGGCGGGCGAGGACGACGAACTGACGCGCGACTGTTTCGGACTGTTCTGCTCGCTCATGCGGCTGAGCTACAACGACAAACACCTCGAACTGGTGTCGTGGGCCGAGGAGGTGGCGCATCTCTCGCGCGAACAGCAGCGGGTGTTCCTGCGCCACGCGGCGCGTCTGCTGCGCGAGAGCTACATGCTCCACGCCGGATTGGCCGACATCAGCTACCTGTGGGGCGCCGAAGCCGATTTTTGCGGGAAGTTCGCCCCCTTTATCGGCAACGAGAACGTGGAGTTCCTGCTCGACGAGATCGAACGGGCGATGCGTCAGATCACGCAGAACGGCAATCCGACGATCGTCTTTACGCACTTCGCGCTGAGCGTCAGCAAACAGATTCGACGAAAATAG
- the folK gene encoding 2-amino-4-hydroxy-6-hydroxymethyldihydropteridine diphosphokinase: MARVVLLTGGNVGDVKERLRTAQRLVNARIGAVLRCSHCYGSAPWGFEAEQPFVNQVLVADTDLAPHEVLAEVHRIERELGRNRAAEAVERAATGQRYVSRPIDIDILLYDDEVISTPELTIPHPGIAEREFVLTPLCEVLRQRPHPVLGLTMGELRDNLLGKTK, encoded by the coding sequence ATGGCACGTGTGGTACTTTTGACGGGAGGCAACGTCGGCGACGTGAAGGAGCGTCTGCGCACGGCACAGCGGTTGGTCAACGCCCGCATCGGAGCCGTGCTGCGCTGTTCGCATTGCTACGGGAGCGCCCCGTGGGGCTTCGAGGCCGAACAGCCGTTCGTCAATCAGGTGTTGGTGGCCGACACCGATCTCGCGCCGCACGAGGTGCTCGCCGAGGTGCACCGCATCGAGCGGGAGCTGGGGCGCAACCGTGCTGCCGAGGCGGTCGAACGGGCCGCTACGGGGCAGCGTTACGTCTCGCGGCCGATCGATATCGACATCCTGCTCTACGACGACGAGGTGATCTCCACGCCCGAACTGACGATCCCGCATCCGGGTATCGCCGAGCGCGAGTTCGTCCTCACGCCGCTGTGCGAAGTACTGCGCCAGCGGCCTCATCCCGTGCTGGGGCTTACGATGGGCGAACTGCGCGATAACCTGTTAGGAAAGACGAAATGA